The Streptomyces achromogenes DNA segment ACGGTGCCGCCGTACAGGACGGCGCCCCAGATTTCCCAGACGGAGAAGTCGAAGGCGAAGGAGTGGAACATCGACCAGACGTCGTCGGGCCCGAAGCCGAAGAGCGACTCGGTCTCGGAGAACAGCCGCACGACGTTGCCGTGGGTGACCTCGACGCCCTTGGGGCGGCCGGTGGTTCCCGAGGTGAAGATGATGTACGCCCGGGTGTCCGGGGTGATCGTCATGGGCCGCAGGGGCGCGGCCGGCGTCTCCTGCGGGGGGCCGTCGAGGACGAGGACGTCCTGCCCGGCGGGGAGCGCGGATGCCAGCCGGGCGGTGGTGAGGACGAGCGCGGGCGCCGCGTCCTCCAGGATGGTGGCCAGGCGGGCTGCCGGGGCTCCCGGGTCGAGCGGCACGTAGGACGAGCCGGTCTTCAGGGCCGCGAGGGCGGCCACCACCATGTCGCAGGAGCGCTCCAGGAGGATCGCGAGCGGCCGGGCGGGCTGGTCGGTCCGCGCCTGGATCCGTGCCGCGAGGTCCGTCGACGCGGCTTCGAGTTCCTCGTAAGTCAGCCTGTCCGTACCGCACTTGACTGCGACGCGTTCCGGATGGCGCTCGGCGGTCGCCAGGAAGGCACTCACCAGAGTCGCTTCGGTCGAATGGTTGGCAGCACTGCTCGGCATGCTCAGATCCCCCGATTCCGAGAAGGGTGCGACGTACGTCCGCACTCGACCGAGTGATCGGCGGAACCGTACTGATGGCGAGAACATAAGATCACTTGCCAGATCTTGTCAATCCATTGCCTAACCCGAGGCAGCTCGCTACCTTCAGGAGGTAACCCCTGATCAGACGCTTCGGGCCACCGCCCGGACCGATCGTCGCCGCCGCCCGGCCCGACCCTGGTCCAAGGCGGCGAAGAGAAGGAGAACCCCATGAAACGCATCAGCCGTATACTTCTGGCCGCCCTCGCCGTACTCACCCTGGGCGCCCCCGCGGCCGTCGTCGCTCAGGGCGGCCAACCCATGCGGAACACGGCGCAGCAGGCGTCCATCGAATGGCCGTGATAACACTCGCCCACCGCGAATTCACTCACTGTTTGACTTGCCAAGTACCTGATTGACAACATTGCCAGTCAGGGAGGGGGACACGGACACGAGCCTGGGGACGAAACATGCTGACGCAACCCTCATTCGGCCGCCGACTGAAGCAACTCCGGCAGCAGCGCGGAAAGACCCAGTCGGACCTCACCGGCCCCGGCATGTCCTCCGCCTACCTGTCGCGCCTCGAATCGGGCGCACGCCCCCCCACTGAGCGCGCCGTCGCCATCCTCGCGGAACGCCTCGGCGTCCCGGCCGGCGCCTTCGAGACGACGGATCCCTCAGGCCTGGTGGACGTCCTCGCCGCGGTGCTCGTGGTGGGCGACGAGTCGGGCCACGCCCGGCGGATGCTGGAGTCGGCGCTCTCCGGCGCCGAGCACGTGGACGTGGGCTTGCAGTGGCAGGCCCATGCCCACCTGGCCAGACTCCTCACGGCCGACGGCGAGCGGTCCGAGGCGCGCACCACGCTGACCAAGTTGGCGGCGCTCTCGGACGAGCTCGGCCACGCCGTGCTGCGTGTCTACTCGCGCCTGCACCTCGCCCGCGTCCAGCGCGACCTGGGCGAGGCCGACTCGGCCCGGATCACCGCGCTCGAAGCGCTTCGAATCGGCAGCGAGGACTCCCTCGACAACCACGACATGCTCCGATGTCGCCTGTTGCTCGCCTCGGTGACAGCCGAACTCGGGGACCTCGCCGAGGCCTTCCGCCTCAGCGAGGAGGCCTGCGCCCGAGTCGGCGGGCAGACCGGCGCGCTGGCGGCCCAGGCCCTATGGACCGCCGCGACAGTCTCGACCCGCAAGGGCAACTACGAGCTGTCTGCCTCCTTCCTGGAACGGGCGATGACCGCACTGTCCAGCCGCGATGACCTGCTCCTGTGGATGCGCCTGCGCCACGCCGCCGCGGCGCTGGCCCTGCAGGCACTGCCGCCCGCCCCCGACAAGGCGCAGCGCTACCTGGACGAGGCACACCCCGCCCTGGAACTCGTCGGCACGGCGCAGCACCAGCAGGAGTGCGCCTTCCTGCACGCCCAACTCGCCTACGTGCGAGGTGAGTACGAGGAGGCCGACCGCCACTGCGAACAGGCCGCCACCGAGAAGGTTCGGCTCAACTTCCGGGACCGGATCCGCTTGGAGATGCTCAAGGCGCAGATCCGCGTCAAACAGTCCGACCCGACGGCCCGCGCGCGCCTCTACGCCCTGGCAGCCGAGGCACAGGCCCACGGCATGCTCGACCTCACCGCCGAGATATGGCGCGCAGCCTGCCTTGGGGACCAATAGAACAGCCAGTGACGCCAAGCACTTGATCTTGCCTCGCTCTCCTACAGCTGACGTCGATCCGCCGCCGCGGCAGAGCCCGGCTCACGGCCTGGCCGGTCAACCGAGGCGTCCGCGGCGCAGACGCCGTCACGGCCACAGCACTTCAGGCAACGCAGGCTCGGCAAACCGCCCAGGGTTCGTCGATGCTGTGCACGCCGAGTGCGAGTGGGTCCAGCGACTGGCCCTGTCTCACATTCGGTGGTGACGGAGAGTGCTGCTGTCCGAGGAGGATGCGGTGCCGGAGCAGGGTGAAACCTGCTCGTCCGTGCATTTGGCGCGCGATCCGTTTGGTCTTGGTGTTGACGCCCTCACCACCCGCCGAGCCCGCGGACCCGTCGATGACAGGCGCGTTGCTCCCTGGACACCGGGACGGGTCTTCGCCGTCCGGGCCGGCATGCCCGAGCGGTTCCGGGCCATGGTCGACCTGGGTGGCGGCTTCGGCTTGCGCCAAGGCTCTCGGTCAAGCACTCCGGCCGCCGCCGGGCCCGCCGCGCTGAGGTCCCACAGAGGGCCCAGGCCCACCAAAAAGCCCCCGACCTGCCAGGAAACCGCAGGTCGGGGGCTTGCCGGTGTCTCGTTACTTCTTCTTGCCCTGGTTCTTCACTGCTTCGATCGCTGCTGCGGCTGCCTCGGGGTCGAGGTAGGTGCCGCCGGGGTTGAGGGGCTTGAAGGCGGCGTCGAGTTCGTAGGAGAGGGGGATGCCCGTCGGGATGTTCAGGCCCGCGATGTCGGCGTCCGAGACGCCGTCGAGGTGCTTGACCAGGGCGCGCAGGGAGTTGCCGTGGGCGGCGACCAGGACCGTGCGGCCGGCGAGGAGGTCGGGGACGATGCCGTCGTACCAGTAGGGGAGCATGCGGACGACGACGTCCTTCAGGCACTCCGTGCGGGGGCGCAGCTCCGGCGGGATCGACGCGTAGCGCGGGTCGTCCGACTGGGAGAACTCCGTGCCGTCCTCGAGGGCCGGGGGCGGGGTGTCGTAGGAGCGGCGCCACAGCATGAACTGCTCCTCGCCGAACTCCGCGAGGGTCTGGGCCTTGTCCTTGCCCTGGAGGGCGCCGTAGTGGCGCTCGTTCAGGCGCCAGGAGCGGTGGACCGGGATCCAGTGGCGGTCGGCGGATTCGAGGGCCAGCTGCGCCGTGCGGATCGCGCGCTTCTGGAGGGACGTGTGGACCACGTCGGGCAGGAGGTCGGCGTCCTTCAGGAGTTCGCCACCGCGGACCGCCTCCTTCTCGCCCTTCTCGTTGAGGTTGACGTCCACCCAGCCGGTGAACAGGTTCTTCGCGTTCCACTCGCTCTCGCCGTGGCGGAGGAGGATCAGCTTGTACGGTGCGTCGGCCATGCGTCCGAGCGTAATCGACGGCTCCGGTCGGTCGTACATCCGCTCATACAGCGGACATACCGGGGGCACACCGCCGCCGCGGACGACGACGATTGACGGTTTCCGTTAATCGAGTGGCCTCACCCCCGCTTCCCTCGTAAGTTCTGAGTGCCGCCTGCGCCGCTTACATCCGGGGGATCCGCCATGCCTGTCGCCGTCCTGAACCGTGCCGTCCGAGAGACGCTCTCCGGACTGCCCCGCGAGTTCTGGTGGCTGTGGACCAGCACCCTCGTCAACCGGCTCGGCGCGTTCGTCGCGACCTTCATGGCGCTGTACCTGACCCTCGACCGCGGCTACTCCGCCTCCTACGCCGGGCTCGTCGCCTCGCTGCACGGGCTCGGCGGGGTCGTCTCGTCGCTCGGCGGCGGGGTCATGGCGGACCGGCTCGGACGGCGGCCCACGCTGCTCGTCGCGCAGACCTGCACCGCCGCCTCCGTGGCGCTGCTCGGGTTCGTGGAGCATCCGGTCGCCATCGCCGGGGTCGCCTTCCTCGTCGGGATGGCCTCCAACGCCTCCCGTCCGGCCGTGCAGGCGATGATGGCCGACATCGTGCGGCCCGAGGACCGGGTCCGCGCGTTCTCGCTGAACTACTGGGCCATCAACCTCGGGTTCGCCGTCTCGTCCATGGCCGCCGGGTTCATCGCCGAGGTCAGCTACCGGGCCGGCTTCCTCCTCGAGGCGGGGATGACGCTGGTCTGCGCGGTCGTCGTCTTCCTCAAGCTGCCCGAGTCGCGGCCCGTGCGGACGGACAAGGGCGTCCGCGACGGCGACTCGGTCGGGCTGGGGACGGTCCTGCGCGACGGACGGTTCATGAGCGTCGTCGGGTTGTCGTTCCTCGTGGCGCTCGTCTTCCAGCAGGGCGGCGTCGGCCTGCCCGTGGCGATGGGCGCGGCCGGGTTCACGCCGGCCGACTACGGCATGGCGATCGCCGTGAACGGCGTGCTCATCGTCGTGCTGCAGATCCCCGTGACGCGGTTCATCGAGCACCGCGATCCGCGCCGGCTCCTGGTGATCTCCTCGGTCCTCGCGGGGTACGGCTTCGGGCTCACCGCCTTCGCCGGGTCGGTCGGCGTCTTCGCGCTCACCGTCTGCGTGTGGACGCTGGCCGAGATCGTCAACGCCCCGACGCAGACGGGGATCGTCGTCCGGCTCTCCCCCACCCACGGCCGCGGGCGCTACCAGGGCATGTACACGCTGTCGTGGGCGGTGGCGT contains these protein-coding regions:
- a CDS encoding helix-turn-helix domain-containing protein — protein: MLTQPSFGRRLKQLRQQRGKTQSDLTGPGMSSAYLSRLESGARPPTERAVAILAERLGVPAGAFETTDPSGLVDVLAAVLVVGDESGHARRMLESALSGAEHVDVGLQWQAHAHLARLLTADGERSEARTTLTKLAALSDELGHAVLRVYSRLHLARVQRDLGEADSARITALEALRIGSEDSLDNHDMLRCRLLLASVTAELGDLAEAFRLSEEACARVGGQTGALAAQALWTAATVSTRKGNYELSASFLERAMTALSSRDDLLLWMRLRHAAAALALQALPPAPDKAQRYLDEAHPALELVGTAQHQQECAFLHAQLAYVRGEYEEADRHCEQAATEKVRLNFRDRIRLEMLKAQIRVKQSDPTARARLYALAAEAQAHGMLDLTAEIWRAACLGDQ
- a CDS encoding phosphoglyceromutase; this encodes MADAPYKLILLRHGESEWNAKNLFTGWVDVNLNEKGEKEAVRGGELLKDADLLPDVVHTSLQKRAIRTAQLALESADRHWIPVHRSWRLNERHYGALQGKDKAQTLAEFGEEQFMLWRRSYDTPPPALEDGTEFSQSDDPRYASIPPELRPRTECLKDVVVRMLPYWYDGIVPDLLAGRTVLVAAHGNSLRALVKHLDGVSDADIAGLNIPTGIPLSYELDAAFKPLNPGGTYLDPEAAAAAIEAVKNQGKKK
- a CDS encoding MDR family MFS transporter, which gives rise to MPVAVLNRAVRETLSGLPREFWWLWTSTLVNRLGAFVATFMALYLTLDRGYSASYAGLVASLHGLGGVVSSLGGGVMADRLGRRPTLLVAQTCTAASVALLGFVEHPVAIAGVAFLVGMASNASRPAVQAMMADIVRPEDRVRAFSLNYWAINLGFAVSSMAAGFIAEVSYRAGFLLEAGMTLVCAVVVFLKLPESRPVRTDKGVRDGDSVGLGTVLRDGRFMSVVGLSFLVALVFQQGGVGLPVAMGAAGFTPADYGMAIAVNGVLIVVLQIPVTRFIEHRDPRRLLVISSVLAGYGFGLTAFAGSVGVFALTVCVWTLAEIVNAPTQTGIVVRLSPTHGRGRYQGMYTLSWAVASLIAPVMSGVVIDRFGAEWLWGLCAVVGTAAGAGYAVLMRRLPDEESVAADAGHATGTSSPVTDSPVTDSPVGAAKPEVGAV